One part of the Alistipes onderdonkii genome encodes these proteins:
- a CDS encoding PKD-like domain-containing protein, which translates to MKRLYQIAIAVAFLSAACSKGENPDPLPDPPVITLDSPTAIYPAKAGREIEIRPSYEHAEDATFVWTLDGERIGSEPALRFSSEKPGQYFITLTVTNKGGMDEEELRVDVFELTPPTISLPGADKGFTLLLGSELELKPVVASSLETTYSWTIDGKEVSNEPAYTFRGDARGDFAFALTTRNEDGEDAVSFMVGVRLPEEVDFSWTIEQSTCNVSLGRTILLRAVEIENAFDAVYTWSVDGQEVQRGDKAEYAFTASEEGAHTVKLEMQNEYILVSHDFTVNVCPKEGTYYRARTAASNAACNKVYEFLPAPGQFVNENYTAVTMAEACAYAENRMAQTAYVSLGGFGGCLVVGFDHSIDNDGDYNIAVTGNPFDGSSEPGIVWVMQDENGDGLPNDTWYELKGSEYGKEETIRDYAVTYYRPSAPKMNVAWTDNRGGSGVIEYLEAFHQQDYYYPAWVEADSYTLRGPCLKSRSYDASGNGTYWVNPAFDWGYADNFSPIDRLTDDDNYNAAPADNHFKISNAVTFDGKDANLKYVDFVKIQVALNTQCGWIGEVSTEVFGVKDFNMTK; encoded by the coding sequence ATGAAACGACTTTATCAAATTGCAATAGCAGTCGCCTTCCTTTCGGCGGCGTGTTCGAAAGGGGAGAACCCCGATCCTCTTCCCGACCCGCCGGTCATCACGCTCGACAGCCCGACGGCCATCTATCCGGCCAAAGCCGGCCGCGAGATCGAAATCCGTCCGTCGTATGAACATGCCGAGGATGCGACGTTCGTTTGGACACTCGACGGCGAACGGATCGGCAGCGAACCCGCACTGCGGTTTTCGTCCGAGAAGCCCGGGCAGTATTTTATTACGCTGACCGTTACCAACAAAGGCGGTATGGATGAGGAGGAGTTGCGTGTCGATGTATTTGAGCTGACTCCGCCGACCATTTCGCTGCCGGGGGCGGACAAAGGCTTTACCCTGTTGTTGGGCTCGGAACTCGAACTGAAACCGGTCGTCGCTTCGTCGCTCGAAACCACTTACAGTTGGACGATCGACGGCAAAGAGGTGTCGAACGAACCTGCCTATACTTTCCGGGGCGATGCGCGCGGCGACTTCGCATTCGCCCTTACGACCCGTAACGAGGACGGTGAGGATGCCGTTTCGTTTATGGTCGGCGTCCGTTTGCCGGAGGAGGTGGATTTTTCATGGACGATCGAGCAGAGCACCTGCAATGTATCGCTGGGGCGCACGATCCTGCTGCGGGCCGTTGAGATTGAAAATGCGTTCGACGCCGTCTACACCTGGTCGGTCGACGGGCAGGAGGTGCAGCGGGGCGATAAGGCCGAATATGCGTTCACGGCATCGGAAGAGGGGGCGCACACCGTGAAACTCGAAATGCAGAACGAGTATATCCTGGTCTCCCACGACTTCACGGTAAACGTATGCCCGAAAGAGGGGACTTATTATCGGGCCAGGACGGCGGCGAGCAATGCGGCCTGCAATAAAGTTTACGAATTCCTGCCCGCGCCGGGACAGTTTGTCAACGAAAATTATACGGCCGTTACGATGGCCGAAGCGTGTGCTTATGCGGAAAACCGAATGGCGCAGACGGCCTATGTTTCGTTGGGCGGATTCGGGGGCTGCCTGGTCGTGGGGTTCGACCACAGCATCGACAACGACGGCGACTACAACATCGCCGTCACGGGCAATCCGTTCGACGGTTCGTCGGAACCGGGCATCGTCTGGGTGATGCAGGATGAGAATGGCGACGGGCTTCCCAACGACACGTGGTACGAACTCAAAGGATCGGAGTACGGCAAAGAGGAGACCATCCGGGATTACGCCGTGACTTATTACCGTCCTTCGGCACCGAAGATGAATGTCGCATGGACGGACAACCGTGGCGGCAGCGGCGTCATCGAATATCTCGAAGCATTCCATCAGCAGGACTATTACTATCCGGCGTGGGTCGAAGCGGACAGCTACACGCTACGGGGCCCCTGCCTCAAATCGCGCAGTTACGATGCTTCGGGCAACGGTACTTACTGGGTGAATCCTGCATTCGACTGGGGATATGCCGATAATTTCAGTCCGATAGACCGCCTGACGGACGACGACAACTACAATGCGGCACCGGCCGACAACCACTTCAAAATCTCGAATGCCGTGACCTTCGACGGCAAGGATGCGAATCTCAAGTATGTGGATTTCGTTAAAATACAGGTGGCGCTCAACACGCAGTGCGGCTGGATCGGCGAGGTTTCGACCGAAGTATTCGGCGTGAAGGATTTTAACATGACAAAATAG
- a CDS encoding DUF5074 domain-containing protein: protein MIRLPNIRLCAVVITMVVLLFSCRKEEQIVPSTSTTVTGGESGEICGFFLLNEGNMGSNKSTLDYFDYQTGIYTKNIYAERNPGVVKELGDVGNDIQIYGNKLYAVVNCSHFVEVMDVRTARHITQISIPNCRYIVFKGRYAYVSSYAGPVQIDPNARLGYVAKVDTVTMSVVGTCTVGYQPEEMVISGNKLYVANSGGYRVPNYDRTVSVIDLDTFREVKKIDVAINLHRLELDKYGQIWVSSRGDYYDTPSKTFVIDSRTDEVIDELKLLPNSEMAVCGDSLYVYSTEWSYHTHRNTISYAIVNVRTRKVVTRNFITDGTNEQIAIPYGIAINPNTREFFVTDAKDYVTPGTLYCFNPDGTKKWSVETGDIPAHIVFTRRRLQPLE, encoded by the coding sequence ATGATACGATTACCGAACATACGCTTATGCGCCGTCGTTATTACGATGGTGGTGCTGCTCTTCTCCTGCCGCAAGGAGGAACAGATCGTGCCGTCGACCTCGACGACCGTTACGGGAGGGGAAAGCGGTGAGATCTGCGGCTTTTTCCTGCTGAACGAAGGGAATATGGGCAGCAACAAGTCCACGCTCGACTATTTCGACTACCAAACGGGGATCTATACGAAAAATATCTATGCCGAACGTAATCCGGGCGTTGTGAAGGAGCTGGGCGATGTGGGAAACGACATACAGATTTACGGCAACAAGCTCTACGCAGTGGTCAACTGTTCGCATTTCGTCGAGGTGATGGATGTGCGGACGGCAAGGCATATCACCCAGATCTCGATTCCCAATTGCCGCTACATCGTTTTCAAGGGACGCTATGCATACGTCAGTTCCTATGCCGGGCCGGTTCAGATCGATCCCAACGCCCGGTTGGGCTATGTGGCCAAAGTCGATACGGTTACCATGTCGGTCGTCGGAACCTGTACGGTCGGCTACCAACCCGAAGAAATGGTTATCTCGGGCAACAAACTCTACGTCGCTAATTCGGGCGGCTACCGCGTGCCGAACTACGACCGTACGGTGTCGGTCATCGATCTGGATACGTTCCGTGAGGTTAAGAAGATCGACGTTGCGATCAACCTGCACCGGCTCGAACTGGACAAGTACGGCCAGATATGGGTCTCCTCGCGCGGCGACTACTACGATACGCCGTCCAAAACATTTGTGATCGACAGCAGGACGGACGAGGTAATCGACGAACTGAAATTGTTGCCCAACAGCGAAATGGCTGTTTGCGGAGATTCGCTCTATGTGTACAGTACCGAGTGGAGCTACCACACGCATCGCAATACGATCAGCTATGCGATCGTCAATGTCCGCACCAGGAAGGTCGTCACGCGAAATTTCATTACCGACGGAACGAACGAACAGATTGCCATACCCTATGGTATTGCGATAAACCCCAATACGCGCGAATTTTTCGTGACGGACGCCAAGGATTATGTGACCCCCGGTACGCTCTACTGTTTCAATCCCGACGGTACGAAAAAGTGGTCGGTCGAAACGGGTGACATTCCGGCGCATATCGTCTTTACGCGCCGGAGGCTGCAGCCGTTGGAATAA
- a CDS encoding TonB-dependent receptor, protein MVFTVVLCPALCLGPGATAVSAQKDSSRLSQIQRIDSVVVLGSRRPEKIIPAQVLDGAELQRLSVHSVADAIRYFSGVQIKDYGGIGGLKTINVRSMGTQHVGVFYDGVQLGNAQNGQVDLGKYSLDNMAAVTLYNGQKSSGVQSAKDYASASAVYLQTRTPEFRAGRRHNLKLTLKGGSFGTVNPSVLYEQRLGERISNSLNAEFLYTTGRYKFSYVKADGYDTTAVRRNGDVRALRIENGLFGRIKDGSWRAKVYFYNSERGYPGAFVREEPGKFKHEDRQWDTNFFLQGAFSKAFAPWYRLSVHAKYAYDYLHYLSDPRLDVTTMYVDNHYYQQEAYVSAAQEFTLFSWWDVNLAADFQYNTLEADLVNFVYPSRFTSLTALATSLRFGKIDVQGSLLYTFVDDFAREAGAAAESKHVLTPTVVAQYTPFNDIDLSLRAFYKRVFRMPTLNDLYYTFIGNKYLKPEYTTQYNVGLAYSKEWPSSHFRRLDASVDAYYNQVEDKIIAMPTSNQFQWTMVNLGYVEIRGVDATVSGAMRFGKFGADCRVTYTYQKAQDFTDPASKYYGDQIPYIPWHSGSAIIGLNYGTWSLNYSFIYTGERYEAGANIAENYALSWYTSDLSLSKIFNLKRSQLRAAVEVNNLLNQQYEVVQCYPMPGTNVKIIFSWTL, encoded by the coding sequence TTGGTATTTACCGTAGTGTTGTGTCCGGCCCTCTGCCTGGGGCCGGGCGCAACCGCTGTCTCTGCGCAAAAGGATTCCTCCCGGCTCTCCCAAATACAGCGGATTGATTCGGTGGTCGTCCTCGGCAGCCGCCGTCCCGAAAAAATCATCCCGGCGCAGGTGCTCGACGGCGCGGAGTTGCAACGGTTGAGCGTCCATTCCGTAGCCGATGCCATTCGTTATTTTTCCGGTGTGCAGATCAAGGATTACGGCGGTATCGGGGGACTGAAGACGATCAATGTGCGTAGTATGGGCACACAGCATGTAGGCGTGTTCTACGACGGGGTGCAGCTGGGCAATGCCCAGAACGGACAAGTCGATCTGGGTAAGTATTCGCTCGACAACATGGCTGCCGTGACGCTTTACAACGGGCAGAAGAGTTCCGGAGTGCAGTCGGCGAAAGACTACGCTTCGGCGAGCGCCGTCTACCTGCAAACCCGTACCCCGGAGTTCCGGGCGGGCAGGCGGCATAACCTCAAACTCACGCTCAAGGGCGGTTCGTTCGGCACCGTGAATCCGTCGGTTCTCTACGAACAGCGGCTCGGCGAACGGATATCCAACTCCCTGAACGCGGAATTCCTCTATACGACGGGCCGTTACAAGTTTTCTTACGTCAAGGCGGACGGTTATGATACCACTGCCGTGCGGCGTAACGGCGATGTGCGGGCCCTGCGTATCGAGAACGGACTTTTCGGCCGGATCAAGGATGGGAGCTGGCGGGCGAAAGTCTATTTCTACAACTCCGAACGGGGCTACCCGGGGGCTTTCGTGCGCGAGGAACCCGGTAAGTTCAAACACGAAGACCGCCAATGGGATACGAATTTTTTCCTGCAGGGCGCGTTCAGCAAGGCGTTCGCGCCGTGGTATCGCCTCTCGGTTCATGCAAAATACGCCTACGACTACCTGCATTACCTTTCCGATCCCCGTCTGGACGTGACCACGATGTATGTCGACAACCATTATTACCAGCAGGAGGCATATGTTTCGGCGGCACAGGAATTCACGCTGTTCAGTTGGTGGGATGTCAACCTGGCGGCCGATTTCCAGTATAACACGCTCGAAGCCGACCTGGTGAATTTCGTCTATCCGTCGCGGTTCACTTCGCTCACGGCATTGGCCACATCGTTGCGTTTCGGCAAGATCGACGTGCAGGGCAGCTTGCTCTACACGTTCGTCGATGATTTCGCACGGGAAGCGGGTGCGGCCGCCGAAAGCAAGCATGTCCTTACGCCGACCGTTGTGGCGCAGTACACCCCGTTCAACGACATCGACCTCTCGCTCCGGGCATTTTACAAGCGGGTTTTCCGCATGCCCACGCTCAATGACCTCTATTACACGTTTATCGGTAACAAATACCTCAAACCGGAATACACGACCCAGTACAACGTCGGCCTGGCTTACTCCAAGGAGTGGCCGTCGTCGCATTTCCGCCGTCTCGATGCGAGTGTGGACGCCTATTACAACCAGGTCGAAGACAAGATTATCGCCATGCCCACCTCCAATCAGTTCCAGTGGACGATGGTCAATCTGGGGTATGTCGAAATCCGCGGAGTGGATGCGACCGTGAGCGGCGCAATGCGTTTCGGAAAGTTCGGGGCCGATTGCCGCGTGACTTACACTTACCAGAAAGCCCAGGATTTTACCGATCCCGCGAGCAAGTATTACGGCGACCAGATACCTTATATTCCCTGGCACAGCGGCTCGGCGATCATCGGATTGAATTACGGGACTTGGAGCCTCAATTACAGCTTTATCTATACCGGCGAACGCTACGAAGCGGGGGCCAACATTGCTGAAAATTACGCGCTGTCGTGGTACACGAGCGATCTGTCGCTGTCCAAAATTTTCAATTTGAAGCGCTCGCAATTACGGGCGGCCGTGGAAGTGAACAACCTTTTGAATCAGCAGTACGAAGTGGTGCAGTGTTACCCGATGCCCGGGACAAATGTAAAAATAATTTTCAGTTGGACGCTATGA
- the uvrC gene encoding excinuclease ABC subunit UvrC produces MVGTEKNNLREQVAMLPLSPGVYQFVDRSGTIIYVGKAKSLRKRVSSYFVQSKEHSPKVRVLVKQIAEIRHIVVDSETDALLLENSLIKTLQPRYNILLKDDKTYPWIVVRREHFPRVQSTRQLNRDGSQYFGPYGSVMMQHSVLDFIREVVPLRTCKLNLAPEQIAKGKYTVCLQYHLGNCKGPCIGAQGEEEYGRLVDMVVAVLKGDLRPVRNYLEQEMQRAAGGLKFELAQRYKQRLDALDNYAGKSVIVSAKIVDVDVFSLLPDDDVAYCNFVRIRHGSVVGVYTVKLKTGVGGDERDMLTLAIQHVVEHIAGTLAREVVVPFLPSTTLLFDGVTFTVPKRGEKLELLEFSQKSARIYRAEQLKNLEIKNPERYTERLMNALQKELRLDRQPRHIECFDNSNLQGAHPVASCVVFRDGKPARKEYRHFNIKTVEGPDDYASMREVVFRRYSRLQEEGAELPDLIIADGGKGQMGVIHEVLEYLGLDIPVAGLAKNDRHRTSELLCGFPPVLVGIRPTSPLFHFLAHIQEEVHRFAVSFHRQKRSKAFIHSELERIEGVGDKTVRTLLQHFRTVAKVKAAPFEELTALVGPAKAKKIKAFFEK; encoded by the coding sequence ATGGTGGGAACCGAAAAAAACAACCTCAGGGAGCAGGTGGCGATGCTGCCGCTGTCACCGGGCGTCTACCAGTTCGTAGACCGCTCGGGGACGATCATCTACGTAGGTAAGGCCAAGAGCCTGCGCAAGCGGGTTTCGTCCTATTTCGTGCAGAGCAAGGAGCACAGCCCTAAGGTGCGCGTGCTGGTGAAGCAGATCGCCGAGATCCGCCATATCGTCGTGGACAGCGAAACCGACGCCCTGTTGCTGGAAAACTCGCTCATCAAGACCCTCCAGCCGCGGTACAATATCCTGCTCAAAGACGATAAGACCTATCCGTGGATCGTGGTGCGCCGCGAGCATTTTCCGCGCGTGCAGTCGACGCGGCAACTGAACCGCGACGGGTCGCAGTACTTCGGCCCCTACGGATCGGTGATGATGCAGCACAGCGTGCTGGATTTCATCCGCGAGGTGGTTCCCTTGCGTACCTGCAAACTCAATCTCGCTCCCGAGCAGATCGCCAAGGGAAAATATACGGTCTGCCTGCAATACCACCTGGGCAACTGCAAAGGCCCCTGCATCGGGGCGCAGGGCGAAGAGGAATACGGCCGGCTCGTCGACATGGTCGTCGCGGTGCTCAAGGGCGACCTGCGCCCCGTGCGTAACTACCTCGAACAGGAGATGCAACGTGCTGCCGGGGGATTGAAATTCGAATTGGCGCAACGCTACAAGCAGCGCCTCGATGCGCTGGACAACTATGCGGGCAAGTCGGTGATCGTCAGTGCGAAGATCGTCGACGTGGATGTTTTTTCGCTGCTTCCGGACGACGATGTGGCCTATTGCAATTTCGTGCGTATCCGCCACGGGTCGGTCGTGGGTGTTTATACCGTGAAGCTCAAGACGGGTGTCGGGGGCGACGAACGCGACATGCTGACGCTGGCTATCCAGCATGTCGTCGAGCATATTGCCGGGACGCTGGCCCGGGAGGTCGTCGTGCCGTTCCTGCCCTCGACGACGCTGCTGTTCGACGGTGTGACCTTCACGGTGCCCAAGCGCGGCGAAAAACTCGAACTGCTCGAATTCTCGCAGAAGAGCGCCCGTATCTACCGCGCCGAGCAGCTCAAGAACTTGGAAATCAAGAATCCCGAACGATATACCGAGCGGTTGATGAATGCCCTGCAGAAGGAACTGCGCCTCGACCGCCAGCCGCGGCACATCGAATGCTTCGACAACTCCAATCTGCAGGGGGCCCATCCGGTAGCCTCGTGCGTGGTGTTCCGCGACGGAAAACCCGCACGCAAGGAGTATCGTCATTTCAACATCAAGACCGTGGAGGGCCCCGACGATTACGCTTCGATGCGCGAGGTCGTCTTCCGGCGTTACAGCCGCCTGCAGGAGGAGGGGGCCGAGCTGCCCGATCTCATCATTGCCGACGGCGGAAAGGGGCAGATGGGTGTCATTCACGAGGTGCTGGAGTATCTCGGGCTGGACATACCTGTCGCCGGGCTGGCCAAGAACGACCGCCATCGCACCTCCGAGTTGCTCTGCGGATTCCCGCCTGTCCTGGTCGGCATCCGTCCCACTTCGCCCCTTTTCCACTTTCTGGCGCACATCCAGGAAGAGGTGCACCGTTTCGCCGTCTCATTCCACCGCCAGAAACGCAGCAAGGCCTTTATCCATAGCGAACTGGAACGGATCGAAGGCGTCGGGGACAAGACCGTCCGTACGCTGCTGCAACATTTCCGCACCGTGGCCAAGGTCAAGGCGGCACCGTTCGAGGAATTGACGGCGCTGGTCGGCCCCGCCAAGGCGAAAAAAATCAAGGCTTTCTTTGAAAAATAA
- a CDS encoding DUF5074 domain-containing protein has protein sequence MKKLFTLLTVMLLGVSTWSCSYDDDDLWNEIGNIKTELARINKEVGTLQTLVDALNQQKTITSVEETATGYTITFNDGKTVEIKNGTNAPEVGIDLFEGVYYWTIGGKGNWLTDADGNKIPVAGKDGSKPQMAVDADGYWTVDGVRIKDAAGNDVKAAGSNGKDGDSFFESVTDGDDEVTFTLTDGTTIIIPKASAAGFAFVFPAQLPKGGTDVDNYYLFAFGEEKILAYTGDITAADLMSIPQGWAARIDPDKKTVTVTAPAFAGSYYTEGILSLVGIDGKGKTQLASARICAVDYSDPEGTFVLNEGNMSSDNGSVIYITANGRLINYAYWRMNGSELGNVGQDMFIADGKAYIISQNGGNDGILVEADARTLKRTGKFGKSDLPGLSMPSHVAVIGRTAYIRDNAGVYKLDLDTKALSFIEGSKGALKNRMAVVGNKVFVPAGKSILVLENGAVAETIAMDGTVTGVVKSDEAGYLWISCSASPAQIIKLAAGDYTQEKHTLTAGGVASGWGATPGITAKGDEIYFCNNSSTIYRHTFSSNTTETLGDVKSNIANWGMIYNMPAVHPVTGEYYYNTILGYGWSFLTNDISVYDLGSGTPKMVADYRNYTHFPAGIFFTAGF, from the coding sequence ATGAAGAAACTATTTACCCTTTTGACAGTAATGCTGCTCGGCGTTTCGACGTGGAGCTGCTCGTATGACGACGATGACTTGTGGAATGAGATCGGGAATATCAAAACCGAACTGGCCCGGATCAACAAAGAGGTCGGAACGTTACAAACCCTTGTCGATGCGCTGAATCAGCAAAAAACGATCACCTCTGTCGAAGAAACGGCGACGGGGTACACGATTACCTTCAACGATGGCAAAACCGTCGAAATTAAAAACGGCACGAATGCACCGGAGGTCGGTATCGACCTGTTCGAAGGCGTTTACTACTGGACGATCGGCGGCAAAGGCAACTGGCTGACCGATGCGGACGGGAACAAAATCCCTGTCGCCGGCAAGGACGGCTCGAAACCCCAAATGGCCGTCGATGCCGACGGCTACTGGACTGTGGACGGGGTGCGTATTAAAGATGCCGCAGGCAACGATGTAAAAGCTGCGGGGAGCAACGGAAAAGACGGGGACTCGTTCTTCGAATCGGTGACGGACGGCGACGATGAGGTGACCTTCACGCTGACCGACGGCACGACGATCATCATTCCCAAAGCCTCGGCTGCCGGCTTCGCATTCGTATTTCCCGCGCAGCTCCCTAAGGGTGGAACCGACGTGGACAACTACTACCTGTTTGCTTTCGGCGAAGAAAAGATACTCGCGTATACCGGAGATATAACGGCCGCCGACTTGATGAGCATCCCGCAGGGATGGGCGGCACGGATCGACCCGGACAAGAAGACCGTCACCGTGACGGCCCCGGCGTTCGCGGGTTCATACTATACGGAGGGTATCCTTTCGCTCGTCGGCATCGACGGCAAAGGGAAAACCCAACTTGCATCCGCACGCATCTGCGCTGTGGATTATTCCGATCCCGAAGGCACGTTCGTACTCAACGAGGGCAACATGTCGTCGGATAACGGGTCGGTCATCTATATCACAGCCAACGGCCGTTTAATCAACTATGCCTACTGGCGGATGAACGGTTCCGAGTTGGGCAATGTGGGGCAGGATATGTTCATTGCCGACGGTAAGGCTTACATCATCAGCCAGAACGGCGGAAACGACGGCATCCTCGTCGAGGCCGATGCCAGGACACTCAAGCGCACTGGCAAGTTCGGCAAAAGCGACCTGCCCGGACTTTCCATGCCGTCGCATGTGGCCGTAATAGGCCGGACGGCTTATATCCGCGACAATGCAGGCGTATACAAACTCGATCTCGATACGAAAGCGCTCAGCTTCATCGAAGGTTCGAAAGGTGCATTGAAAAACCGCATGGCGGTCGTCGGCAACAAAGTGTTTGTTCCTGCGGGCAAATCTATCCTGGTCTTGGAAAACGGGGCCGTGGCCGAAACGATCGCGATGGATGGCACGGTGACCGGTGTCGTCAAATCCGATGAAGCCGGTTACCTGTGGATATCCTGTTCCGCCAGCCCCGCCCAAATCATCAAGTTGGCTGCCGGCGATTATACGCAGGAAAAACATACGCTGACCGCCGGCGGTGTCGCCTCCGGCTGGGGTGCGACGCCGGGTATCACGGCCAAGGGCGATGAAATTTATTTCTGCAACAATTCCTCCACGATTTACCGCCATACTTTCTCCTCGAATACGACGGAAACGCTGGGCGATGTAAAGTCGAATATCGCCAATTGGGGAATGATCTACAACATGCCGGCCGTTCATCCTGTAACCGGCGAATACTACTACAATACGATTCTGGGATACGGATGGAGTTTCCTCACCAACGATATTTCGGTTTATGACCTGGGTTCGGGTACCCCCAAGATGGTTGCCGACTACCGGAATTATACGCATTTCCCGGCCGGGATATTCTTCACTGCCGGATTCTGA
- a CDS encoding PL29 family lyase N-terminal domain-containing protein: MKKLFTLLAIALLGVSAWSCSYDDDDLWKAVDDLDSRMEAMEQAMKSANTDIDALRKLVDALQKNVTVTSVVKNNDGYTITFSNGETATITDGKNGIDAPAVSVKKDDDGLYYWTLGGEFILVDGEKIKAQGEDGAPGASAVAPKLRIDTQTKEWEMSVDGGKTWTKMGVKAEGKDGDSMFESVDTASNPGFAVFTLADGGKIEIPMQSALSIAISAKNGIFVYDETQTFTIESKGVERMTWTKPDGWKVSVEGNALTVVAPAKANSYAETEGVIALIGMAGNFSCMAELQVSAADTHSYTVTFEGSDWAKWVACNYDPEKYSTTQLGSPDDYVWVDETTQLTTGRPTGFINGWGYPWFVCSYNSNSLDQGKYGGYLYDLYVYNPDGTEDSMTGGGCNGSDNFLTTFGYLDLDFPYGDGRPILKFADGKARTVKSIHVNSTCYFYSVAMSGNGLSPALTKDVTYYATGYDADDKEIKTITMTFATPEAVTKEWTKWDLSELGEIVSLRLNQAGGADNGYGYSLPAYYAVDDITVEW, encoded by the coding sequence ATGAAAAAGCTGTTTACCCTTTTGGCGATTGCGCTGCTCGGCGTTTCGGCGTGGAGTTGTTCGTATGACGACGATGATTTGTGGAAGGCGGTCGATGACCTCGATTCGCGCATGGAAGCCATGGAGCAGGCCATGAAGAGTGCCAACACCGATATCGACGCACTCCGGAAACTGGTCGATGCATTACAAAAGAATGTAACCGTGACCTCCGTCGTCAAAAATAATGACGGATATACGATTACATTCTCCAATGGTGAAACCGCCACGATCACCGACGGAAAAAACGGAATCGACGCTCCCGCTGTCTCGGTGAAAAAAGATGACGACGGACTTTATTACTGGACGCTCGGCGGCGAATTCATACTGGTCGACGGCGAAAAGATCAAGGCGCAGGGTGAGGACGGCGCTCCGGGGGCGAGTGCCGTGGCTCCGAAGCTGCGCATCGATACCCAAACCAAGGAGTGGGAAATGTCGGTCGACGGCGGTAAAACGTGGACTAAGATGGGGGTCAAGGCTGAAGGCAAGGATGGCGATTCGATGTTCGAGTCGGTGGATACGGCCTCGAACCCCGGTTTTGCGGTCTTTACGCTTGCCGACGGAGGCAAAATCGAAATTCCCATGCAGAGTGCGTTGAGCATCGCGATTTCCGCAAAGAACGGCATATTCGTCTACGATGAGACGCAGACCTTTACGATCGAGAGCAAGGGTGTCGAACGGATGACCTGGACTAAACCCGACGGATGGAAAGTTTCGGTCGAAGGCAATGCACTGACGGTCGTGGCACCTGCCAAAGCGAACAGCTATGCAGAAACGGAGGGTGTGATCGCCCTGATCGGAATGGCCGGAAATTTCTCGTGCATGGCGGAACTCCAAGTAAGTGCGGCGGATACGCATAGCTATACGGTTACCTTCGAGGGTAGCGACTGGGCCAAATGGGTCGCCTGCAACTATGACCCCGAAAAATATTCGACGACCCAATTGGGGAGTCCCGACGATTATGTCTGGGTCGATGAAACCACGCAGCTCACTACCGGCCGTCCTACGGGCTTCATCAACGGATGGGGATACCCTTGGTTCGTATGTTCCTATAATTCCAATTCGCTGGATCAGGGTAAATACGGCGGATATTTATACGATTTGTATGTGTATAATCCCGATGGAACGGAGGACAGCATGACGGGCGGAGGCTGCAATGGCTCGGATAATTTCCTGACGACGTTCGGCTATCTGGATTTAGATTTTCCGTACGGTGACGGTCGCCCGATTCTCAAATTCGCCGATGGCAAGGCACGTACGGTCAAGAGCATCCATGTCAACTCGACCTGCTATTTTTACTCGGTCGCGATGTCCGGCAACGGCCTTTCGCCGGCATTGACCAAGGATGTAACCTACTACGCCACGGGTTACGATGCCGACGACAAAGAGATCAAGACTATTACGATGACCTTTGCTACTCCCGAAGCCGTCACCAAAGAGTGGACGAAGTGGGATCTTTCCGAACTCGGTGAGATCGTATCCCTGCGCCTGAATCAGGCTGGCGGCGCCGATAACGGTTACGGTTATTCGCTGCCTGCGTATTATGCGGTGGACGACATTACCGTCGAGTGGTAG